In Populus trichocarpa isolate Nisqually-1 chromosome 16, P.trichocarpa_v4.1, whole genome shotgun sequence, a genomic segment contains:
- the LOC112326244 gene encoding josephin-like protein, with protein sequence MSRKASKRLSFSPDENDKPTIFLKHGSGTRVGGSRKKIAGIFSFRLPRTSKFSPARLLRRLGAKVARVLRFVPMGRKSSRKVTSSSLPRSRSLAEAVDSQRAEAIEDCIEFLNSSSSLQRSNSVSTNSY encoded by the coding sequence ATGTCACGCAAAGCAAGCAAGCGATTAAGTTTCAGTCCTGATGAAAATGATAAGCCAACAATCTTTCTTAAACATGGAAGTGGAACAAGGGTAGGTGGAAGCAGGAAGAAGATTGCTGGAATTTTCTCTTTTAGGCTTCCTAGAACCTCAAAATTTTCACCAGCAAGACTACTAAGGCGCCTCGGAGCTAAGGTAGCAAGAGTTCTACGTTTTGTGCCCATGGGAAGGAAATCTTCACGTAAGGTTACTTCATCAAGTTTGCCAAGATCAAGATCACTTGCTGAGGCAGTAGACTCTCAACGAGCTGAAGCTATTGAAGATTGCATTGAGTTCCTAAATTCTTCATCCTCTTTGCAGAGGTCAAACTCAGTTTCTACAAATTCTTATTAG